Within Acinetobacter sp. LoGeW2-3, the genomic segment CAGCCAGCGTGATAGCTTTGGAAGCGCCAGGATGATTGCAAGAAAGAAAAACGGGATGAAAATCTGGTAGTGCGTATCAGGCTCTGTATAGTGAAAAACGACGATGACCAGAGACAGCATGATATATCCCATCAGTCGATGGAAATATTCAAACTGTTTCGGTTCTTTGTGTACCCAATCGTCTATTTGCACTCAGTTGCTCCTTGCAGCACTGTATATTTTACAGGCCTGATTGCAGCATGGGATCAGATTAATCCATACGCCAGTCGAATGGCATATCTCCCTGACCACGTAGAGCCAGCATTAGCGTCTGACGCATGTGAGCAAGAACTTCGCTGCTGTAAGGAACCGCAGGAGTTCCCCACACTGGTTTTGGCCAAGCCACGTCATTCTGGTAACGAACAACATGATGGAAATGCAGCTGTGGAACCATGTTACCCAATGCAGCTACGTTCATTTTGTCTGCACGGAATACACGTGCCAGTTGACTAGATAACCAGCTTGATTCACGCAGGAACTGCTCCTGGTCAGCCTGGCTAAGTTCATATAATTCTGTAATACCCGGCACACGTGGAATCAGGATTAACCACGGAAATTGCATATCATTCATCAAACGACATGTTGACAAAGGAAAGTCGCCTACAAAAAAAGTATCTTGAGCAAGTTGAGGATGCAAACTAAACATATCTTTATAAATGATGCAAAATTAGAATGATGGCTAATACTAACATATCCAGTGCTAGCTGAATATTGTGAGCAATGTGTTTAAATACAAATTTGAAGGATTTGTTATGAACTCGGTCACAACTCTGACTTTACCGAATCACATAAATTAATCAAGACTTTCTTTCCATTTATGTGTGACTTAGCTATCGATTTAAACGAATGGTCAGAATTCCATTTCTGACGCATTTTAGAAGATCATTTTAATGCAGCTCTTTCAACAAGCTATCCAGTAAATCCATTAAAAACTGAATCCGTTTTTGATAGTCTTCCAGCATCACCATCACCTTCAGACGTTGCCCGCCATTCATCCGGAAATAGGTCGGATGCTT encodes:
- a CDS encoding HIT domain-containing protein → MFSLHPQLAQDTFFVGDFPLSTCRLMNDMQFPWLILIPRVPGITELYELSQADQEQFLRESSWLSSQLARVFRADKMNVAALGNMVPQLHFHHVVRYQNDVAWPKPVWGTPAVPYSSEVLAHMRQTLMLALRGQGDMPFDWRMD